Within Xanthomonas theicola, the genomic segment CGGCCCTGCCGATACCCGAGGTCCTTGCCGCCTACTGGAGGTCTGATCGCTGGGCTTTGATTCTGGTCGTCGCCGTCGTGCTGTTGTCCAGCATGACGACGGTCGGTGCGCCTTATCTGTTCTCACGCTTGATCGATCGGCTCCCGCAGGAAGGTGTCCCGGCGCTGGCCTGGGCGTTTGTGTTCTACGCGGCGTTACTCGGCCTTGGTTCTGCGCTGCAATACATGGTGCAGTACTTGTCCTTCATGAGTTCGGAGAACCTTGGCTTCATCATCAGCACCCGCTACTTTGCCCGCATCCTGAAGAAAACTGCCGGCTTCTTCTTCGAGCACAATCCGGCGGAAATCCAGTCGGCAGGCGAGAAGGGACGCAGCGGACTGAAGACTCTGGTGCAATTGGGCCTAGTCGCGTTCATTCCCGGCATATTGCAAATCCTGCTGACGCTGGTCACGCTCGGTGCGCTGATCGACCTCCAAGTGGTGGCGATCGTGGTGGTCTATGGCGTCGTTGCCGTCAGCCTTTCGACGATCGCCACCCGGCGTGCGCGAGCCAATCTTGAGGCGGCCGTCGAGGCCGGCCAGGAGAACGCCCGCTTCGTCGGCAATGCCATGAACGCAATGGAGACCCTGCGCCAGTTCGGCAGTCATGCATGGATGAGCCGGCGGTTCGAGCAGAAGGCGCAGGAGGTGCGGGACAACTGGCGTGCCTACGTCCTACGGCGCGTCGGCTACATGGCCTTGCTGGGCCTGTGCCTAGCGATCCAGTTCGGCGTCACCTTCATGCTCCTGCTGCCGCGCTACCAGAGCGGTGTTCTGAGCGTGGGCGATATCGTCCTGTTCAACATCCTGCTGCTCCAGCTCAACATGCCCTTCGAGATGATCGCCCGTTCCATCGACGATGTCGCCCGCTCGTGGGCCATGCTCACCCCGCTGGCGACCTTGTGGGCAGCGCCGGAGGAACGGCAGGTATCGAATGCGACGAGTTTTGCGCTAGGCAGCGGCCGGATCGTCTTCGAGAACGTCGGCTATACCTATGACAATGGCCGTGGCGTATCGGGCGTGTCGTTCCATGCCGAGCGGGGCGGTATCACTTTTCTGATGGGAGAGACCGGAGCGGGGAAGTCGACAGTGTTCAAGTTGGCACTGAAATCGATCGAGCCCGACACCGGCCGCATCCTCGTCGATGGTGTGGACCTCACCGGCATCGACCGTGCCGATTGGTACGCGACGGTCGCTGTCGTTCCTCAGGATGTTGTCCTGCTCAACGAGTGCCTGGCCGACAACATCCTGCTCGGCCGCCCACGCGACGACGCCCGCCTGCGCCACGCCGCGCGGAAGGCGGCAATACTGCCGTTCATCGACGGCCTGCCGCAAGGTTTCGAGACCACGGTGGGCGAGCGCGGCCTGAAGCTCTCCGGTGGCGAGCGCCAGCGGATCGCCATCGCCCGTGCGCTCTACGGCGATCCTGCGATTGTCTTCCTGGACGAGGCGAGCTCGGCACTCGATGACTCGACCGAGCGTGAAATCATGACCCACATCCGCGCGCTCGCAGACGATGTGACTGTGCTGGCCATTACCCATCGGCGGACAGTAATCGCCTATGCGGATCGGCTGATACATCTCGGCAGCGACCGAATCGCCTGAGCGACAAAGCCACTACAGTGCAGGTACTGTGATCCTCTGCAAGTCCAGCTTGGCTCTGAGGGCATAATGCTTGCGGACGACAGGCACGATCCGCGTCAGGCGAGAGTCGGTGTAGTCCTTGAACAACGGCGGCCTTGGCGCGCGCAGATAGAACTGTCGATCCTGTTTGACGGCCGCAGGCAAAAGGAAATCGGATGTATCCTCGTTGGAGGCATCCGTCAGCAGGCATGGGACGTAACGGAGCCCAAGCTCACGCAACGCATATGCGCGGTGTGACCCGTTTGTCAGGATGATCCGCTTGCCAAACCGCGTGGCGCTGATCACGTTGTCGCTGAATCCAAGATAGATCACGATCGCATGACTTGCCGAGCCGAACGGCTCGTAGTTCGCAATGGCCGTTGGCTCGACGGTCGTGACGTCCAGAAAGCGCAGGTCGTTGGATTCCGACGCGAAAGTATATTCGCCATCGGACTGCGTGAAACGCACCTCGGGATGGGAATGCGCTCCGTTGCAGGCGGCAAGATCCATGACGTCCTGCGCGCTCGGAGCGGGCGGCAAAGAGGCCTTGAGCTGGTCGGCATGGCGCAGGTTGATGGATTCCTGAAAAACGATCAGGCGATCGATTTCCACCATGCACCATGACCGTGGCACCAGGGAAGTCAAACGGTGCATCGAGGGTTGCCGCAGGACGTGGTCGGCCAAAGCCTTCATGTCTTCCGGCAGCGCTTGCACACCGACATCGTCGGCGTGACCAGCTTCCTCGTCGATGAGGCGAAGCGCCACGGCTCTCGCCTCTCGCCATTCGTGCATCAACATGGCTTCGTCCAGGCTGCGCGGTGGGCATCGCTCGCGGACAAAGCGAATCAATCTCGGCAACGGAAGCAGCCCTCTCAGGATTGCGGTCGGATCAATTCCATCGTTGCTGATATTGGCACTCATGCTTCTACGCTCCGTCTGATATTCGGCTCATCGCGGATGGTGGCTCGAGACCCATGCTGTGCGTCGATCATCGCGGCACCCGACAGGTCTGCATCCGGTTGGGATACCCGATAAAATGTTACACAATAACATCAATATGCGACGCCAGCAACGCGTCGACAGGGGGGGCTCTGGTCAGTAGATTCGAAGCGTGCCCAGTGCAATTTCCGGGTACGTCCACTGACCAAAAGGAGATGTTCATGAACGAGTTGATTGAGCTGGGCATGGTGGCTGGGGAATCCAGTGCGCACGATCAGGCTGGCCTGGATGGCAGCGATCTGGTCGAGCTGGGTTCGGTGGTTTCGGAGACCAAGGCACATAACCACGGAACCTTCTTGGAGGCGTCCTTCATCGCGACCACGTCGCCGTAACGCACGTCATTGTGAAAGTGCCGGCGGTGCATGCTCAGCATGCACCGCCCTCGGTTCTCCACGGGAAGAACAACGGCGAGATGGAATCGATGGCGCCTCCCTATTTCCTGTCCAGGCAGGCCTACGTATGCGTGGCCAATGATGTCGTCTTCATACTGGACCTGACGACAGGCAAATATTTGTCGCTCGACAAGGGTAAGGCCGCGGGCCTCGGTGCCTCCATCATGGGCTGGCCGGTAGAGTCCGACGGTCGAGCCGCCCCGACGGTGCTTCGGTCATTGATTGATCGCGGTCTGGTCACCAACGACCCCGATTCAGGGAAGTCTGCTACTCCTTCCGCGATTGAACTCCCGACGCATTGGATACGGGAGAGCGAACCACGGGGGTGCCCCGATATCGGGGTTCGCGAATTGCGCAGATTCATGGCATCGGTGGCGTATGCAGCCTTGAGTAAGAAGTTCTCTCCATTAAAATACACGGTAGCGAGAACTCACGAAAGGAAGCAGGCCGTGCAAGGCTCGCAGGCCGATGTCGGGAAACTGGCATCGCTGGTGCGCGTATTCGACTGGCTCCGGCCGCTTGCGTTCAAGAAGACCAACGAGTGCTTCCTCTACTGCCTGGCGCTGAGCGAGTTCCTGTCGAAATACGGAATCTTCCCCTCCTGGGTATTTGCAGTTCGTGCAGATCCGTTCGTGGCGCACTGCTGGTTGCAGTACGACGATCAGGTGCTGACCGACATCCCCTTCAATTTGCGCCGGATGGTTCCCATCCTGGTGCTATGACAAAGTCCGGCCAATGTACCGATACATCGCCGTATTCTGGAATGGCCTGTCAAACTCGGCAGGAGAGCAAGCGAGCTATGTCGTCGAAAAAATAGAAACAGGAATTCCAGGAATTTCCTGTGCTCTACGGAGTATGGACGCTGCAATCTACTCTCAAAGCGACGATCAGGGATTCTTTGAGTGCAATCGGACGGGCGACCTCGTCGTTCTTGGCAAGGTGTTTACCAAGAACTTTGGCGCGGGGGATATGCCTGAACGCACCGTCCTCGGCGTTGCTTCTGCCCATGACGTCTGTAGCACTCAGGGCCGTGCTCTCGTGCAGCGGTACTGGGGGCGGTACGTGGCATTCGGTTATGACGAGCAGGCGCAGAGCTGGTTCGCCGTGCGCGACCCGACAGCGGAGATTCCGTGCTACGTAACGGTCGTGGACGGGTTGACAGTCGTCTTTTCCAACATGGAAGACTGCTTGCTGCTGGGCCTGAGGGAGTTCACCATCGACTGGTCGTATCTGGCCTATTCGCTATGGTTCCCGTTCCGGGATACGGTCCAGACAGGCTTCGAGGAAATCACGGCGATCGAGGCCGGAGAGGCGATCACGATCGAGAATGGGAAACCCGTAGCCCGGCAGTGTCACTGGGATGTCGCGATGGCCGCGGCCGAGGAGCCGATCACGGACCTGGATGAAGCCGTGCGTTTGGCGAAATCGACCCTGCTGGGCTGCATTGGCGCATTGGCAAGCCAGCATACGCACATCCAGCTGCAGTTGTCTGGTGGACTCGACTCTTCGATTGTCCTGGCGGGCTTGCTTCATGCGCCCTCAAAGCCCGATGTGCAGTGCATCCATCACTACGATTCCGGCATCGGAGCGGATGAGAGGGCGTTTGCAAGAATGGCGGTTTCGGGTGCCTGTCAGTCGTCGGGCCGGAGCTGCGAGTACATCGAGTACGAGCGAACACCGCACTGCTCACTAGAGGAAACTCTCTCGTTTCCGCGAACTGCCCGGCCTGCGCATTGTTCCGGTTACCTTCTCCACCGCCATGCCTGGCTAGGCAGCGCCTCGGGCGGCGAGTCGGTGCACTTCACCGGAATGGGAGGCGATGGCATCTTTCTTCGTTTCAAGGGGAACGCCGCTGCAATCGACTATGCGTGGCGTCATGGCATCGATCGTAAATTGTTGCGTGTCGCGTTCGAGACGGCTCAGTCTGGCGACTCGTTTTACGGCGTAATGAAGGATGCCATTTATCATGGCGTGTTCAAGAAGCCCCGCCGGATCAACGGGAGTTGGGGGAATCCATGCGAATGGGTGCGGGCTGGCGTTGCTCAGGATGCAGCTAGGCAGCCTGCCTGGATGCGGCATGCCCTCGCGCAGGGGCGCCGCGTATCTGCGCAAAAAATGAATCACATCGGCCGAATGATCTTCCCGGCCAGCATTCTGGACCCTTTCGAGGATGCCGGTCGCTGGCGTGTTGTTTCGCCGATCAGTGCGCAGCCGGTCGCCGAGTTGTTCGCTCGCATACCCATTTACTTGCTGATGGCCGGCGCGGAGGATCGGACGATCGCACGCCGTGCTTTTGCAGGTCTGCTTCCGGATGCCCTCCTGTCACGAAGGGTGAAGAGCTACCTGGATGATCATTCGGTCGCGGTCACTCAATACCACCGGGAGTTCATCCGAAGCATGCTTGTCGATGGGGTTCTGGCGAGACATGGGTTCATCGACAGCGCCTCCGCCGATGCCGGCATACGCCGCGTGAGCCCTGACAATTCGTCGCAGGTGCTCGGGATCTCCGGCCCGCAGCTGAATATCGAGGCGTGGCTCAGGCGCTGGTCGGGTGGCCTTGGCAGCCTTGAAGCTGCGGCCAGCTAGGGATGCCGGCTCATTTCCTCCAGGTAGAGGTTCTCCAGATCGTTCGCCGTGATTGTTGCGGCCTCCAGCGTCCTGCGCAGCCGGCCGCCTTGCATGAGGCCGATCGTGGTTGCGACCTCCCGCGCACGAAAGAGGTCGTGGGTTGCCATCAGGATCGCCGCGCCGCGGTCGCGCTGACGCACGAGCAGCTCATGGAATTCGGCCGAAGCCTCGGGATCCAGGCCCGAGGTGGGCTCGTCGAGCAGCAGGGCTTTGGCCTCCTTGACGATCGCAAGGGCGATCCCGACCTTCTGACGCATCCCCTTGGAGTAGTGGCCGACCCGTCGGCCGAAGGCGTCGGAGGCCAGGCCGGCCGCGTGCAAAGCCTCGCGCAAGCGGGCAGGTGAGCGGCCCGACACGCCGGCCAGCCGCGCGAAATAGTCGAGGTTCTCGTAGCCGGTCAGTTCGTCGTAGAGGGTGACCATCTCGGGGATGTAGAGCAGCCGACGCCGCACAGCCTGCGGTTCCAATTGAGCATCGAGACCATCCACCTCGGCGGAGCCGGATGTGGGCTTGAGGAAGCCAAGGAAGAGCTTGATGGTCGTCGACTTGCCGGCGCCATTGGCGCCCAGCAGGCAGTAGATTTCCCCAGGCTTCACTGTGAAGTCCAGGTTGTCGAGCGCCCGATGCGTGCCGTGGTCCTTGGTCAAGGCCTTTGCGGAAAGCATGTGAAGTCCCCTATGGCGTTGCGGCTCGGCCCCGAAGAGCCCAAGCGGCGATCAAGATGAGCAGGGTAGCCACGATCAATGCGGCGAAATCCGCCAGCACGCCGGCCTGGAAGGCGCCGCCTGTTTCGCGGAATTGGAAGCGCGGCAGATTGTCGTACTCGGCGAGGGTCTGGGGGCGGTCGCGATCCAGATAGCCTCGATACAGCAGCCGGCACTCCTGCCGGAACGCGATGACTTGGTCTTGGAAGGCAAGCGCACGATCGGCGTCCGAGCCGGCGATGCGGTCGAGTGCATCCTGTACGGCAACCGATGGCAGGAAGAATCGCACCTGATCGAGTAGGCGGCGCCGGGCATCCAATGCTTGCTTGTGGGCGGCGATCATCGGCGCCAGTTCAAGGTCGGGAGCGATGAGTTCCGCATACGTGTCCCGCACGTGATCCGGAATCCTGGGCGCTGGCGTGCGGACCGGCGCCGGCTTGGCTTCGCCATGAAGGCGCTGGCGTTCGGTGATCTCAGCCAGCCGCGCCTTCATGTCGGTGGCCAACCGCATCTCCGATGGAGGCGGGGCAAGCAGATCGACGGTCGCCAGGGTCAGCGACGGCGCCATGACCACGACCAACAGCCAGATCGCGCCGACAGCGATGGCCGCTTCGGTCGAGCGCTGGGCGAGGAGGCCGATGATCACCACCACCGCCAGCCAGAAACTTCCATAGGTCAGGATCGTCAGCGCCAGCGCCATCAGGCCGGCCGGGTCTCGCGCTCCGGCCCACGCCGCAGCGGCAACGATGATCGCGATCGATGGGAGTAGCACGATCGAGCCGCGGGCCAGCGCCTCGACGGCGATCAGCGATCCGGCTGCGACCGGCTGCGACAGCACCATCGCCGCGATGCCGCGTTCGCGCTCGCGCGACCACAGATCGTAGGTCACGGCAAGGATGACGAGCGGCAGCAGGAAGACGACGACGAAGGCCAGATCGAAGCGGCCGGCGGCGCGTGCGGTGGGGCTGCCGATATCCGCCCACACCCGTTTGAAAAGATGCGTGTAGTCGCCCAGCGCAACGACATCGGCGGTGAAAGGATACGCATCGGCCTGGCCGATCGACAGCGGCGCCATCGATCCGGGAGGCAGCACCGGCTGCGACCGTGGCAGCACCGCCGGCATGCTCCCGACGAACTTTCGGATGCGTGCGGCCATGGCCTGCTCCTCCGTTTTGAGCAGATCGATGGCCACCTCGCGTTGCTGGACCCAGTCGGTGCCATTCCACGCCGCGTAAGCGCTCAACCCCAGGAGCAGGAGTAGAAGGGCTGGCAGGGCGCGGTCTCGGAGGAGGCGACGGGCCTCATAGCCGGCAATGGCGAGACTGCTCATGCGTGCCGGCCCAGGCGCAAGGCCGAGACCACAGCTAGGCCGAGGGCAAGGACGGCCCAGGCCAGCAGGATCGCCAGGTTGGGAGCCTGCGCGGCCGCAACGTCGGCGAGGCGCTCCTGGCGCGGGGTATAGACGACCGAACGAGTGATGGTTGCGATATCGGCGAGGTATTTCTCGCCGGATGGCGGCTTGTGGGTTTTCACCTCGTGGTTCAGCGTCTGGATCAGCCGATAGCGATAGTCCTCGACGTCGCGCAGGTAGGCCAGGTGCGCGGCGAAGTCGGTGCCGGCGAAGGCGCGCGACCAGGGTTGCAGTGCGATGGTCGGGGAGAGGAGTGCGAACGCGCGTTGCATGGTCTCCTGCCGGCGGTAAGCGGTGTAGACGCGCTCGAAATGCCGGGTGTAGGTCTCCGTGGCGTTCTTCTCCCCGTATTCCAGGGCGACGCCGCGGAAGTCGACCGGCAGATCCGCGACATCATCGACGTTGTAGCGTGCCAACAGCTCGGCCTTGACAGCGTCCAGCCGCTTGTCGGCCGGGTCGTGGCCGCTGACGCCGTTCTCCGCTTCCTGGGTGACGGCCGCCCTGAATGCCGGGGCGGAGGGCGTCGGCTCCAGGGTCTCGGCCACGGCGGGAGCGACACGCGGTGCGAGTAGCGCGGCGACCACCCAGAAACCGAGCAGCACGACCAAGGACATCCGCGCCGAGGCGAACAAGCCCGAGACGGCGACGGTCAGGATGCAGAATACGAAAAGGTAGAGCGCGTAGGCGGAGCCGATGGCGGCGAGTCCTGCCACCTCGGCCACGCCCGCATCCTGCAGGAGGATTGCCGGAAGGCTCACGCCGATCATGGCGAGCGCGAGCAATCCGGCCGCCATCGCCAAGGCGATCAGCCTCCCGCCCACCAGGGCCATGGTCGAGGCCCCGGTGCCGAGTTCCTGGCGGAGCCGTTCCCGGGCGACTTCGCCGGACATCGTGGAGAAGCCGGCGAGAATGATCAGCAAGGGCACGACGACCTGCAGCGCCCAGGCCGCCGAGAATCCGCCGAAACGGCTCAAGGCCGCGCCCGCCTCGATCGGCCTGTGGCGGGCTGGGTTCTGCGCGTGGCCCTCGATGAACACCGACGAGCCGACGAAATTGGACACGCCGGGATCGAAAGCCGCCAGCCGCCTTACCGGTGCGGGTACGGCGCGGCCGACATGGGCGGCACTGTGAGGGTCGATCGTGCCCTGGCTGTCCCAGAGCATCGCTTCCTCCTCGGCGACAGCCTGGCGCTCCTGGGCCTGGGCAGACAGGCGGGCTGTGCTTGTGGCGACCGACGTCCCGGCAAGGAGCAGGACCGCGAGCGCGAGCCAGAGCAACCGCCGCTCGCGCCACATCAGCCGGAGTTGCGTTGCGGCTACGCCGAATGTCAGTGACAACGCCGACATCGCCGCAGTGTGGACGGGGAAGAGAACTGTCATTGGGATCATTCCGGTCGCCGGCTTACCACCGGTGCGTCAGGGTCAGGGACACGAAGCGCCCCAGCGCGGTGGCGTTGGTGGGATCGAAACCGGAATTGATGCTGTTGACGACGAAGGGCGGGGCCCTGTCGAAGAGATTCTGGACGTTCAAGGCGAGGCTCGTTCCGTCCTGCGAGCCAGCCGTAAAGCTGTACTTGAGATTCAAGTCCACGGTGGTCCAGGAGTCTATATGCGGGTCGGTCGCGTTCGACGGATCGTGGTAGCTGTCCACATAGTTCACGAAGAGGCCGCCCGCCACGTTGCGCCGGGTCAGCGCCACGCCGCCACGGACGTTGAGATCGACCGGCCGGTACAGCAGGTTCACGGCATCGGCTAAGGGGGCCGTACCGGTCACGCGGCGCTTGGATTCGATGATGTACTGGCCCGCAAGGTTCAGTGCGATGTTGCTCTCGCCCGCGTCCACACTGTACGCAGCATTGAAATCGACACCCCGTTGCTTGGTGAACGCGACATTGCGAACGCGGTTGTCGAGGATGACCTCGGTGTCCGTTTCGTCCCTGTCGCCGGGAATGGCATATGGGCCTGCCCGACTGACGTACAACCCATTGCCGGACAACCCGAGCTGGCGAACCGCCTGGATCTGTTCGGACGTCGGGTTGAAGGTCAGGATGTCAGCGTATGGTTCGGTGGAACTGAGGAAGAGGGATGGATAGCTGCCCCCGTATCCCGTATCCATCCGGTCGTCATAGTCGATGTGATAGTAGCTCGCATCGAGCTTGAGGCCCGGGATCGACGGTGGCGCGAACGAGAATCCGCCCGTCCACGTTTTGGCGCGCTCGGGATCGAGGTCGGGATTGCCGTTGGAGATCATCATCAGAATCGTGCGGCCGCTTGGCGCATTCGGATTCGGCACGTTGCCGGCGACGACGGTGTTGTTCGGCAGCATGTCCTGATACACCGGCGCCCGATACGATCGCCCATAGCTCGTACGGAACGACAGTCCTTCGGTCGCTTCCCACAATAGGCCGAACTTCGGATTGGTCGTGGAGCCGAAGTCGCTGTAGTCGTCGTAGCGCGCTGCCGCGGTCAGCCATAGGCTGCGTACGCCCGGGAGGTCTTTCAGTAGTGGAATATTCAATTCGGTGAAGGCGGAGCGGATGTTGCGACTCTGATCGAATGCCGCCTCCAATCCGCGGGCGTCATGGAAGTCGTAGCTCTCGCGCCGATAGCTGGCGCCGAATGCCGCACGTACGTCGCCGGCGGGAAACGTGAACAGGTCGCCATCCGCGACCAGCTCCAGGTAGCGGGTGTCCGAGTTCATGTTCGTTGGCAACGCGGTAGTCGCCGAACCGCCGGAGATGGTGGTGCGTTCGTATCTCACGTCGCTTTTCCCGGATCCGGAATTCAAGCGGGCCTGCCACTGGTGCGGCAGGTCCAGGGTAAGCCCGGCAAACAGGTCGAACTGCTCGGTGGAGGGAAACAGGCGGGTGTCATCGGACGAGTTTGAAATCGTCGTGTCCATGTCCCGCTTGGAGAAGGAGCCGGACACATTGAACGTCAGCACGTCGTTGATCTGCTGGACGCCATCGACGTAGACGCTGTGCCGCTTCGAGCCCGGATACAGGTCGTACGGCTTGACAGTGACCTTCTCCGAGAAATCCTTGTCGGTTGCCGAAAGATTGTCCTGCTTCAGGAATTCATAGCTGGCCATCAGGTGGCCGCCATCCCACGACCAACCTGTGGCTTGCGACGCCTGGTATTCGTCCATGTTTCCCGCGGTGACGGTTCCGTAACGTACCGAGGTCTCGTATCCGGTGAAATCCCGCCGCAGAATGATGTTGACGACGCCGCCAACGGCATCGGCGCCGTAGATGGCGGAAGCGCCGTCGGTCAGTATTTCCACTCGCTCCACGGCGCTCAACGGAATCAGCGACATGTCGACGTACTGGTAACGGTTCGATGAGGAGACGCGGTGACCGTTGACCAGCGTCAGTGTCGTGC encodes:
- a CDS encoding lasso peptide biosynthesis B2 protein, which encodes MKVPAVHAQHAPPSVLHGKNNGEMESMAPPYFLSRQAYVCVANDVVFILDLTTGKYLSLDKGKAAGLGASIMGWPVESDGRAAPTVLRSLIDRGLVTNDPDSGKSATPSAIELPTHWIRESEPRGCPDIGVRELRRFMASVAYAALSKKFSPLKYTVARTHERKQAVQGSQADVGKLASLVRVFDWLRPLAFKKTNECFLYCLALSEFLSKYGIFPSWVFAVRADPFVAHCWLQYDDQVLTDIPFNLRRMVPILVL
- a CDS encoding asparagine synthetase B family protein; the protein is MYRYIAVFWNGLSNSAGEQASYVVEKIETGIPGISCALRSMDAAIYSQSDDQGFFECNRTGDLVVLGKVFTKNFGAGDMPERTVLGVASAHDVCSTQGRALVQRYWGRYVAFGYDEQAQSWFAVRDPTAEIPCYVTVVDGLTVVFSNMEDCLLLGLREFTIDWSYLAYSLWFPFRDTVQTGFEEITAIEAGEAITIENGKPVARQCHWDVAMAAAEEPITDLDEAVRLAKSTLLGCIGALASQHTHIQLQLSGGLDSSIVLAGLLHAPSKPDVQCIHHYDSGIGADERAFARMAVSGACQSSGRSCEYIEYERTPHCSLEETLSFPRTARPAHCSGYLLHRHAWLGSASGGESVHFTGMGGDGIFLRFKGNAAAIDYAWRHGIDRKLLRVAFETAQSGDSFYGVMKDAIYHGVFKKPRRINGSWGNPCEWVRAGVAQDAARQPAWMRHALAQGRRVSAQKMNHIGRMIFPASILDPFEDAGRWRVVSPISAQPVAELFARIPIYLLMAGAEDRTIARRAFAGLLPDALLSRRVKSYLDDHSVAVTQYHREFIRSMLVDGVLARHGFIDSASADAGIRRVSPDNSSQVLGISGPQLNIEAWLRRWSGGLGSLEAAAS
- a CDS encoding ABC transporter ATP-binding protein gives rise to the protein MTKDHGTHRALDNLDFTVKPGEIYCLLGANGAGKSTTIKLFLGFLKPTSGSAEVDGLDAQLEPQAVRRRLLYIPEMVTLYDELTGYENLDYFARLAGVSGRSPARLREALHAAGLASDAFGRRVGHYSKGMRQKVGIALAIVKEAKALLLDEPTSGLDPEASAEFHELLVRQRDRGAAILMATHDLFRAREVATTIGLMQGGRLRRTLEAATITANDLENLYLEEMSRHP
- a CDS encoding ABC transporter ATP-binding protein — translated: MTKTTALPIPEVLAAYWRSDRWALILVVAVVLLSSMTTVGAPYLFSRLIDRLPQEGVPALAWAFVFYAALLGLGSALQYMVQYLSFMSSENLGFIISTRYFARILKKTAGFFFEHNPAEIQSAGEKGRSGLKTLVQLGLVAFIPGILQILLTLVTLGALIDLQVVAIVVVYGVVAVSLSTIATRRARANLEAAVEAGQENARFVGNAMNAMETLRQFGSHAWMSRRFEQKAQEVRDNWRAYVLRRVGYMALLGLCLAIQFGVTFMLLLPRYQSGVLSVGDIVLFNILLLQLNMPFEMIARSIDDVARSWAMLTPLATLWAAPEERQVSNATSFALGSGRIVFENVGYTYDNGRGVSGVSFHAERGGITFLMGETGAGKSTVFKLALKSIEPDTGRILVDGVDLTGIDRADWYATVAVVPQDVVLLNECLADNILLGRPRDDARLRHAARKAAILPFIDGLPQGFETTVGERGLKLSGGERQRIAIARALYGDPAIVFLDEASSALDDSTEREIMTHIRALADDVTVLAITHRRTVIAYADRLIHLGSDRIA
- a CDS encoding DUF3526 domain-containing protein: MTVLFPVHTAAMSALSLTFGVAATQLRLMWRERRLLWLALAVLLLAGTSVATSTARLSAQAQERQAVAEEEAMLWDSQGTIDPHSAAHVGRAVPAPVRRLAAFDPGVSNFVGSSVFIEGHAQNPARHRPIEAGAALSRFGGFSAAWALQVVVPLLIILAGFSTMSGEVARERLRQELGTGASTMALVGGRLIALAMAAGLLALAMIGVSLPAILLQDAGVAEVAGLAAIGSAYALYLFVFCILTVAVSGLFASARMSLVVLLGFWVVAALLAPRVAPAVAETLEPTPSAPAFRAAVTQEAENGVSGHDPADKRLDAVKAELLARYNVDDVADLPVDFRGVALEYGEKNATETYTRHFERVYTAYRRQETMQRAFALLSPTIALQPWSRAFAGTDFAAHLAYLRDVEDYRYRLIQTLNHEVKTHKPPSGEKYLADIATITRSVVYTPRQERLADVAAAQAPNLAILLAWAVLALGLAVVSALRLGRHA
- a CDS encoding TonB-dependent receptor plug domain-containing protein, translating into MKNMSIVRPKTLLAAGLAVVSYASTHAYAQDLGVPSATGAHQERDATSDAPAVTLEQVLVTGSHIRDTATSRSSPTIVFDKEAIDRTGVATMQQFFEKLPQNFGGGANGANVANLGLDRDRGSNFGQGTSINLRGLGTGTTLTLVNGHRVSSSNRYQYVDMSLIPLSAVERVEILTDGASAIYGADAVGGVVNIILRRDFTGYETSVRYGTVTAGNMDEYQASQATGWSWDGGHLMASYEFLKQDNLSATDKDFSEKVTVKPYDLYPGSKRHSVYVDGVQQINDVLTFNVSGSFSKRDMDTTISNSSDDTRLFPSTEQFDLFAGLTLDLPHQWQARLNSGSGKSDVRYERTTISGGSATTALPTNMNSDTRYLELVADGDLFTFPAGDVRAAFGASYRRESYDFHDARGLEAAFDQSRNIRSAFTELNIPLLKDLPGVRSLWLTAAARYDDYSDFGSTTNPKFGLLWEATEGLSFRTSYGRSYRAPVYQDMLPNNTVVAGNVPNPNAPSGRTILMMISNGNPDLDPERAKTWTGGFSFAPPSIPGLKLDASYYHIDYDDRMDTGYGGSYPSLFLSSTEPYADILTFNPTSEQIQAVRQLGLSGNGLYVSRAGPYAIPGDRDETDTEVILDNRVRNVAFTKQRGVDFNAAYSVDAGESNIALNLAGQYIIESKRRVTGTAPLADAVNLLYRPVDLNVRGGVALTRRNVAGGLFVNYVDSYHDPSNATDPHIDSWTTVDLNLKYSFTAGSQDGTSLALNVQNLFDRAPPFVVNSINSGFDPTNATALGRFVSLTLTHRW
- a CDS encoding DUF3526 domain-containing protein → MSSLAIAGYEARRLLRDRALPALLLLLLGLSAYAAWNGTDWVQQREVAIDLLKTEEQAMAARIRKFVGSMPAVLPRSQPVLPPGSMAPLSIGQADAYPFTADVVALGDYTHLFKRVWADIGSPTARAAGRFDLAFVVVFLLPLVILAVTYDLWSRERERGIAAMVLSQPVAAGSLIAVEALARGSIVLLPSIAIIVAAAAWAGARDPAGLMALALTILTYGSFWLAVVVIIGLLAQRSTEAAIAVGAIWLLVVVMAPSLTLATVDLLAPPPSEMRLATDMKARLAEITERQRLHGEAKPAPVRTPAPRIPDHVRDTYAELIAPDLELAPMIAAHKQALDARRRLLDQVRFFLPSVAVQDALDRIAGSDADRALAFQDQVIAFRQECRLLYRGYLDRDRPQTLAEYDNLPRFQFRETGGAFQAGVLADFAALIVATLLILIAAWALRGRAATP